A DNA window from Procambarus clarkii isolate CNS0578487 chromosome 75, FALCON_Pclarkii_2.0, whole genome shotgun sequence contains the following coding sequences:
- the LOC123771813 gene encoding uncharacterized protein, translated as MSLASIKTIGDDITDSHTFGVGDVIIYDLLAAVVRPYGLASVIWKTFSYARVEREGLGAPFESNPIAQEQVQTSADTHYVTNVTLDTAKNRRYWLKMSLTKVGNLMAATPSMTRLVVPYGLGASRNGMVNWHKDIGPMLLSLHQELAKLNKESGGGFFGTLAGIARRAIPFFMKAVTPSAIDFGKNVLGDLSSGKRNVKSALRTHGIDALKSVGKKLIIDQFPRSNRIRNVESSIASTQQIDVLPVNLPINQRLRDNYLEFRIPGTQGAFLDLANIVIDFKDDDTTKLEEDDHVEFVNGLSNTMFKGVQVFLGEQVVETNTNFNYWSFIKLITSMPPSKMSSLGKIGGFRRDWRDDDGIITNEFTNTYFTGATAKDKKFMGDLKSKGLSMCFPLLLDISSLDQYILDNIDMRLRLELYPHAWVLNTRVDDGSNYRLHMDYAKLWVTRVFPYPSAYLALNSSLLASPDPITYTFNRTISKTYVLAGNQTSLLIDQPWAQVIPHKIYMIIVPMNYFAGLHQGNGLYFENAKLKSIAMYLNNNAIYRIGGDFDNHYSRLYYETLKTLGLERDSLLAYDSFNKGRSIFAFDLTTIQTKDSLPVEKSGNL; from the exons ATGTCTCTGGCGTCTATCAAGACCATCGGCGACGATATCACTGACTCCCACACCTTTGGGGTGGGAGATGTGATAATCTACGACCTCCTAGCTGCCGTTGTGCGACCCTATGGGCTGGCTTCCGTCATCTGGAAGACGTTCTcctatgcccgtgtggaacgtgaaggactgg GAGCCCCCTTCGAGTCAAACCCAATAGCCCAGGAACAAGTGCAGACTTCCGCCGACACACACTACGTCACTAACGTCACCCTGGATACCGCCAAGAACCGCAGATACTGGCTCAAGATGAGCCTAACAAAGGTGGGCAATTTAATGGCGGCAACCCCAAGCATGACTCGACTAGTGGTACCCTACGGCTTAGGGGCTTCCCGCAACGGTATggtcaactggcacaaggacattggacccatgctgctgtctcttcatcaagaactcgccaaactcaacaaaga atctggtggaggtttctttgggaccttggctggtattgcccgacgggccataccatttttcatgaaagctgtaacacctagcgccatcgattttgggaaaaatgtccttGGTGATTTAAGCAGTGGTAAACGGAATGTAAAgagtgctctgagaactcacggtattgatgctcttaagagtgtgggaaagaaattg attattgaccaatttccaagaagtaacagaatacgtaatgtggagagttcaattgcctctacgcagcaaatagacgttcttcctgtcaacctccccattaatcaacgtttgcgggataattacttagaattccgcatccctggaacccagggcgccttcttagatctagctaatattgttatagattttaaagatgacgataccacaaaattggaagaggatgaccatgtggaatttgtgaatgggttgtcaaataccatgtttaaaggtgttcaggtttttttaggagagcaggtagttgaaacaaatactaattttaattattggtcgtttattaaattaattacctccatgcctccatcaaaaatgtcttccttgggtaaaattggaggctttcgtagggactggagagatgacgatggtataatcactaatgagtttacaaatacttattttactggagcaaccgccaaggataaaaaatttatgggtgatttaaaaagtaaaggtttgtcgatgtgtttccccctcctattggatatatcatccctagaccaatacatattagataatatagatatgcGACTAAGATTAGAGCTCTACCCCCATGCCTGGGTCCTAAATACAAgagtggacgatggctctaactatcgcctgcatatggattatgctaagttatgggtgacgcgggtgttcccctacccaagtgcttacctggccttaaacagctcactgttagcatcccctgaccccataacatatactttcaatagaaccatttctaaaacatatgttctagcagggaatcaaactagtctcttaattgatcaaccatgggcgcaagtaattccacacaagatatacatgataatcgttccaatgaattatttcgccggtcttcaccaaggtaatggattatattttgaaaatgcaaagctgaaaagtattgctatgtatttgaacaataatgcaatttaccgaattggtggcgatttcgataaccattattcccgcctttattatgaaactttgaagacattaggcttagagcgtgattcactacttgcctatgactcttttaataagggaagatcaatattcgcctttgacttaaccaccattcaaacaaaggattccctccctgtggagaaatctggcaacttg